One Clostridia bacterium DNA window includes the following coding sequences:
- a CDS encoding flagellar protein: MSEGVSLTTGVKGPSPGGPGSALGQVRGAVKFDQVLEQAQREMRLPRFSAHALARLEQRQIHLTAKQVDEIGRAMARAREKGARQSLLLYGDLAMVASIGNNTIVTALNGAEMKERVFTNIDSAVII; this comes from the coding sequence ATGAGCGAAGGTGTTTCTTTAACCACGGGTGTCAAGGGGCCTAGCCCAGGTGGACCAGGAAGTGCCTTGGGCCAAGTTCGAGGGGCGGTAAAGTTTGACCAGGTGCTGGAGCAGGCCCAACGAGAAATGCGACTGCCACGGTTTTCGGCCCACGCCCTGGCTAGGTTGGAGCAGCGCCAGATTCACTTGACTGCCAAGCAAGTGGACGAGATTGGTAGGGCTATGGCTCGAGCTCGAGAAAAAGGAGCGCGCCAATCCCTGCTACTTTATGGGGATCTGGCTATGGTAGCCAGCATCGGCAACAACACCATAGTTACCGCTCTGAATGGCGCGGAAATGAAGGAGCGAGTTTTTACCAACATCGACAGCGCGGTAATCATTTGA